The Bacillus sp. Marseille-Q1617 genome has a segment encoding these proteins:
- a CDS encoding 5-formyltetrahydrofolate cyclo-ligase, with amino-acid sequence MRTKDEIRHKVWNALTEKKLGRFPFPLVNRIPNFKGAEAAAKQVQEKDFYREAKVVKVNPDAPQLPLRTSVLKDKKTLLIPTPRLKDGFVMIKPEWVPTGEERKAASIKHMNSYGKVVPLTEIPQIDLIVVGSVAIHSDGRRLGKGEGYADREYAILREIGNKPVPVITTINSGQLVDDDIPRDSYDLAVDWIFTEKGGVETHTPYEKPEGIEWDHVSEDEMEKMPILRELKEFPKN; translated from the coding sequence ATGAGAACGAAGGATGAAATCCGCCATAAAGTCTGGAATGCACTGACTGAAAAGAAACTCGGGCGGTTCCCTTTTCCGCTGGTCAATCGCATCCCGAATTTCAAAGGTGCGGAGGCAGCAGCGAAACAGGTGCAGGAAAAAGATTTTTATAGGGAGGCGAAAGTGGTTAAAGTCAATCCTGATGCGCCGCAGCTGCCTCTCAGAACTTCGGTGTTAAAAGATAAGAAGACACTTCTGATTCCGACCCCAAGACTGAAGGATGGGTTTGTCATGATTAAACCTGAATGGGTGCCCACAGGTGAGGAGCGGAAGGCTGCCAGCATCAAACATATGAACTCTTATGGCAAGGTGGTTCCGCTGACGGAGATCCCTCAAATCGATCTCATTGTCGTTGGATCGGTGGCGATTCACTCAGACGGAAGAAGACTTGGAAAAGGAGAGGGCTATGCCGATAGGGAATATGCGATCCTGCGTGAGATCGGCAATAAACCGGTTCCTGTCATCACGACAATCAACAGCGGGCAGCTGGTCGATGATGATATCCCGAGAGACTCATATGACTTGGCGGTTGATTGGATCTTTACGGAAAAGGGTGGAGTGGAGACGCATACGCCTTACGAAAAGCCTGAAGGGATCGAATGGGACCATGTCAGTGAGGATGAAATGGAGAAGATGCCGATATTACGCGAGTTGAAGGAGTTTCCAAAGAATTAA
- a CDS encoding DUF1450 domain-containing protein, which produces MKFINQLFSKRKNVTIEFCEKNLDRFLTDENMSAYNQFLSKKNVTYKEYECQSRCKECKQSPYALVDGEFTAAKDSQELLEKMKKHADEK; this is translated from the coding sequence GTGAAATTTATCAATCAACTATTCTCTAAACGAAAGAATGTCACAATCGAATTTTGCGAGAAGAACCTGGACCGTTTTTTAACAGATGAGAATATGTCTGCCTATAATCAGTTCTTGAGTAAGAAAAACGTCACATATAAGGAATACGAATGTCAAAGCAGATGCAAGGAATGCAAGCAGTCGCCTTATGCCCTTGTGGACGGGGAATTCACGGCTGCGAAAGATTCGCAGGAATTATTGGAAAAGATGAAGAAGCATGCTGATGAAAAATAA
- a CDS encoding B12-binding domain-containing protein has translation MKHLVPAFTKAILKGDVQSVTELYSSSIQSKVDPLTFYESVVKPSMYRIGDLWEKNQITVAEEHLATATLKYLLANVYTPYEVSDRRPKGLLFCIEGEQHSLGLELANEIFKEQHWNTRYLGANVPIKDAATFVRAWKPQAIALSIGMTTAIPHLKHCLEEIEKVQPDIKILVGGRLISQYNLDFLKRESIITFDDLRELNDYLKEHTEQFLALMEEKIPN, from the coding sequence ATGAAACATCTTGTCCCCGCTTTTACCAAGGCTATACTGAAGGGTGATGTTCAATCGGTAACAGAACTTTATTCATCCTCGATTCAATCCAAAGTAGATCCACTTACTTTTTATGAATCGGTTGTTAAGCCATCTATGTATCGTATTGGTGATCTTTGGGAGAAAAATCAAATCACGGTTGCAGAAGAGCATTTAGCTACTGCTACCCTAAAATATTTACTTGCAAACGTCTATACACCATACGAGGTGTCAGATCGCCGCCCGAAAGGACTTTTGTTCTGTATCGAAGGCGAGCAGCACAGCCTGGGTTTGGAACTTGCAAATGAAATTTTCAAGGAACAGCATTGGAATACCCGTTACCTCGGAGCCAATGTTCCCATAAAGGATGCGGCGACTTTCGTCAGAGCCTGGAAGCCCCAGGCTATCGCGTTATCCATCGGGATGACGACAGCTATTCCGCACCTCAAGCACTGTCTTGAGGAAATTGAGAAGGTGCAGCCAGACATCAAGATCCTCGTTGGGGGCAGGCTCATTTCTCAATACAATCTGGATTTTTTAAAAAGGGAATCAATTATAACATTCGATGATTTACGAGAGTTAAATGATTACCTGAAAGAGCATACTGAACAATTCCTTGCACTAATGGAGGAAAAAATACCAAATTAA
- a CDS encoding TVP38/TMEM64 family protein, which produces MKNNSVSPLFIHLLMAALVVTLFTTLLPDLKPFVKQAITYLMISVVSIEGISLWRKQHTYVKVSRLVFYSLVSTVLLFLLIHYITAFTALVDAKGIESVLMEFDSAAKFIFIIICFFQPILLPLPEAVTVPAGSAVFGSFTAAYLSYIGTISGIAVMFFIASAGGKKLVNKKHLLKYQEYTAKSETAILFLLFIFPILPDEIICIGAGLGSVSIRKFLMIASLSKLITSILLAYSVSLAGHLSLEPAESVLLLSIILAVLYTMTIWIKRRWINDSIPSLKSEE; this is translated from the coding sequence ATGAAAAATAATTCTGTTAGTCCTTTATTTATACATTTGCTTATGGCAGCATTGGTTGTCACTTTGTTCACCACGTTATTGCCAGACCTGAAGCCGTTTGTGAAACAAGCAATTACTTACTTGATGATCAGTGTCGTGTCAATTGAAGGCATTTCCTTGTGGAGGAAGCAGCACACTTATGTAAAAGTCTCGCGATTGGTTTTCTACAGTCTGGTAAGCACAGTGCTTTTGTTCCTTCTCATTCACTACATTACAGCATTCACTGCGCTGGTGGATGCCAAAGGGATAGAGTCTGTTCTGATGGAATTTGATTCTGCCGCTAAGTTCATCTTCATCATCATCTGCTTTTTTCAGCCGATTCTCCTTCCCCTGCCAGAAGCGGTTACCGTACCGGCAGGAAGCGCCGTGTTCGGATCTTTCACTGCCGCTTATCTAAGCTATATCGGTACAATCTCTGGTATTGCTGTCATGTTCTTTATTGCGAGCGCCGGAGGGAAGAAGCTGGTGAATAAGAAGCACCTGTTGAAATACCAGGAATACACAGCAAAAAGCGAAACGGCCATTTTATTTTTACTATTTATTTTTCCGATCCTTCCTGATGAAATCATTTGTATAGGGGCAGGTCTAGGGAGTGTTTCGATAAGAAAATTCTTAATGATTGCGTCCCTCTCCAAATTAATAACGTCTATTTTACTGGCATACTCGGTTTCACTTGCTGGCCATCTATCTTTAGAACCGGCAGAATCTGTCTTATTACTCTCAATAATCCTTGCCGTCCTTTACACGATGACTATATGGATAAAAAGAAGATGGATC
- a CDS encoding histidine phosphatase family protein, producing MEILLVRHGESEADILNVHEGRADFSLTERGVRQVEAMAKRVKEEFPPDLIWCSTLKRARETAEKLAEEVGCELIYHEDLMEHNNGVLAGLSFKEAEKIPMPRHLHESVENGESRIEFRMRIEMIFSKIMADSNVNRLAIVAHGGVINNLLRSFLRMPIDAEIYFHCGDTTLHLLEVTNRGRAVRFMNDTNHLKDL from the coding sequence ATGGAGATATTACTGGTGCGACACGGGGAATCTGAAGCGGATATTTTGAACGTGCATGAAGGGAGGGCGGACTTTTCTTTGACTGAACGCGGTGTCAGGCAGGTGGAGGCGATGGCAAAGCGGGTGAAAGAAGAGTTTCCCCCAGACTTGATTTGGTGCAGTACCTTGAAAAGGGCGAGGGAAACGGCTGAGAAGCTGGCAGAAGAAGTTGGCTGTGAACTGATCTATCATGAAGATTTAATGGAGCATAATAACGGGGTCCTCGCAGGTCTTTCCTTTAAAGAAGCAGAAAAAATTCCAATGCCGAGGCATCTCCATGAGAGCGTGGAAAACGGGGAGTCCCGCATCGAATTCCGTATGAGGATCGAAATGATTTTCTCAAAAATCATGGCAGATTCCAATGTAAATAGACTCGCGATCGTCGCTCACGGCGGGGTGATCAACAACCTGCTTCGTTCATTCCTGAGGATGCCGATCGATGCTGAAATCTATTTTCACTGCGGCGATACTACACTTCACCTGTTGGAGGTGACGAATAGAGGTCGGGCAGTAAGATTCATGAATGATACAAACCATTTGAAAGATTTATAG
- the queF gene encoding preQ(1) synthase, giving the protein MSGRKDEELTDITLLGNQGTNYLFEYSPEILESFDNKHPNRDYFVKFNCPEFTSLCPKTGQPDFATIYISYIPDQKMVESKSLKLYLFSFRNHGDFHEDCMNIIMNDLIELMDPRYIEVWGKFTPRGGISIDPYCNYGKPGTKYETMADHRLMNHDLYPEKIDNR; this is encoded by the coding sequence ATGTCTGGAAGAAAAGATGAGGAATTAACAGATATTACCTTGCTGGGAAATCAAGGAACCAACTACTTGTTCGAATATTCCCCCGAGATCCTGGAATCATTCGATAATAAGCACCCGAACCGTGATTACTTCGTGAAGTTCAACTGTCCGGAGTTCACAAGTCTCTGTCCTAAGACCGGCCAGCCGGATTTCGCCACCATTTATATCAGCTACATCCCCGATCAAAAAATGGTCGAGAGCAAGTCATTGAAGCTTTATCTGTTCAGTTTCAGGAATCACGGTGACTTCCATGAAGACTGCATGAACATCATCATGAATGACCTGATCGAACTGATGGATCCGCGCTACATCGAAGTATGGGGCAAATTCACCCCGCGCGGCGGGATCTCCATAGACCCGTACTGCAACTACGGAAAGCCAGGTACGAAATATGAGACCATGGCTGATCACCGCTTGATGAATCATGATTTATATCCGGAAAAAATCGATAATCGATAA
- a CDS encoding NADP-dependent oxidoreductase, with protein sequence MLPKTQQQIQLVARPEGMPAENDFLYKEVEVPQPSQGEILIKTLYLSVDPYMRGRMSDAKSYVEPFALNEALSGGVVGEVVESKSEHFKKGDYVVGMLPWQEYSLTNEKEVRSVNPDIAPLSTHLSVLGLTGLTAYFGLLDIGQPKEDETVVVSGAAGAVGSVVGQIAKIKGARVVGIAGSEEKVLYLKESLGFDEAINYKETDDIYRTLKEACPNGIDVYFENVGGEIGDAAISLLNKHGRVPVCGAISSYNKTDRDLGPRVQTKLIKSSALMKGFVVNDYNDRFKEGATQLGQWLSEGKLQYQETITEGFENVTDAFLGLFEGKNLGKQLVKVAEPTE encoded by the coding sequence ATGCTCCCAAAAACCCAGCAGCAAATCCAACTCGTAGCCCGGCCTGAGGGAATGCCCGCTGAAAATGATTTTCTCTACAAAGAGGTAGAAGTCCCTCAGCCTTCTCAAGGTGAAATTCTCATCAAAACGTTATACCTTTCAGTCGACCCCTACATGCGGGGCAGAATGTCTGATGCAAAATCTTATGTAGAGCCTTTCGCACTCAATGAAGCACTCTCCGGCGGTGTCGTAGGCGAAGTCGTGGAATCTAAATCAGAACATTTCAAGAAGGGCGATTACGTTGTCGGGATGCTTCCATGGCAGGAATATTCACTGACAAACGAAAAAGAAGTGCGTTCAGTCAACCCGGATATCGCTCCTCTTTCCACTCATCTGAGTGTGCTTGGGTTAACAGGCCTGACAGCCTACTTCGGACTCCTCGACATTGGCCAGCCCAAGGAAGACGAAACCGTAGTCGTTTCAGGTGCAGCCGGAGCGGTTGGATCCGTAGTCGGTCAGATCGCAAAAATCAAAGGTGCTCGCGTGGTGGGCATCGCAGGTTCTGAGGAAAAAGTGCTTTACTTGAAAGAATCTCTTGGATTCGATGAAGCTATCAATTATAAAGAAACCGATGATATCTACAGGACACTGAAAGAAGCATGTCCAAACGGGATCGACGTCTACTTTGAAAACGTCGGCGGCGAAATCGGCGATGCTGCCATCAGCCTGCTGAATAAACACGGACGCGTGCCGGTTTGCGGGGCTATTTCTTCCTACAATAAAACCGACAGAGATCTCGGACCGCGTGTCCAGACGAAACTGATCAAATCAAGCGCCCTTATGAAAGGATTCGTCGTCAATGATTATAACGACCGATTCAAAGAAGGTGCGACTCAGCTCGGCCAGTGGCTCTCAGAAGGAAAACTTCAGTACCAAGAAACCATTACCGAAGGCTTCGAGAACGTAACAGACGCTTTCCTCGGACTGTTCGAAGGGAAGAACCTCGGAAAGCAGCTTGTGAAAGTGGCAGAGCCGACAGAATGA
- a CDS encoding peroxiredoxin, whose protein sequence is MANFQLKDTVPDFTLPTVAGEKFSFKEHQKEHDSWHLIVFFRGAWCPVCQEELREFQANKEKFEEQGVHILAVANDDLEDLQEYANKENITFPIMADKELEAIKAYDVYYHGEDAPYEDHGEHGEPAYFLVNEKSEVMYQQQQTGPFGRPHPDELLRTVKYIKKNVK, encoded by the coding sequence ATGGCAAACTTTCAATTAAAAGATACGGTACCTGATTTCACACTCCCAACAGTCGCAGGTGAGAAATTCTCATTTAAGGAGCATCAAAAGGAACATGACAGCTGGCATCTGATCGTTTTCTTCAGGGGAGCGTGGTGTCCAGTCTGTCAGGAAGAGCTCCGTGAGTTCCAAGCGAACAAAGAGAAATTCGAAGAACAGGGTGTCCATATCCTGGCGGTCGCGAACGATGACCTGGAAGATCTGCAGGAATATGCAAACAAAGAAAACATCACATTCCCGATCATGGCGGACAAGGAACTGGAGGCCATTAAAGCTTACGATGTTTACTATCATGGCGAGGATGCCCCTTATGAAGATCACGGGGAGCACGGCGAACCTGCATATTTCCTTGTCAATGAAAAAAGTGAAGTGATGTATCAGCAGCAGCAGACCGGTCCATTCGGACGCCCCCATCCGGACGAACTTCTTAGAACCGTAAAATATATTAAAAAGAACGTGAAATAA
- a CDS encoding carbonic anhydrase: MTLLGNLLEYNQKFVEEKSYEEYKTTKFPDKRLVILTCMDTRLVELLPKSMNMKNGDVKVVKNAGAVVAHPYGSIMRSLLVAVYELQADEVLVIGHHDCGMSAINSEQIIGKMKDRGIAEDTFNTLDYSGIDLHDWLKGFSSVQESVAHSVDMIKNHPLMDKNIPVHGLVISPETGKLDLVVEGY; this comes from the coding sequence ATGACTTTACTTGGAAATTTGCTTGAGTACAATCAGAAATTTGTTGAAGAAAAATCATATGAAGAGTATAAAACGACTAAGTTCCCGGACAAACGCCTCGTTATTTTAACGTGTATGGATACCCGCTTGGTCGAGCTTCTTCCTAAATCAATGAATATGAAAAACGGTGACGTAAAAGTTGTCAAAAATGCCGGAGCGGTTGTCGCTCACCCTTATGGAAGCATTATGCGCAGCCTATTGGTGGCAGTGTATGAACTTCAGGCGGATGAGGTATTGGTCATCGGCCATCACGATTGCGGAATGAGCGCAATCAACAGCGAACAGATCATCGGTAAAATGAAAGATCGCGGTATCGCTGAAGATACATTTAATACGTTGGACTACTCAGGGATCGACCTTCACGACTGGCTGAAAGGCTTCAGTTCCGTACAGGAAAGTGTTGCCCACAGCGTGGACATGATCAAGAATCACCCGCTGATGGATAAAAATATTCCTGTTCACGGCCTCGTCATCTCTCCTGAAACAGGGAAGCTTGATTTGGTTGTTGAAGGATATTAA
- a CDS encoding GNAT family N-acetyltransferase — MKILRAKLHDADRVAVLFNDYRLFYMQPSDLEGARHYLAERLAKDESIIFIAVENDTCLGFTQLYPSFSSVYLKPIWKLNDLYIAEHARNKGIGQKLLEAAREHALRTESKNIILETDCDNLHAQHLYEKNGYERENKVYHYTLPL; from the coding sequence ATGAAAATTCTTAGGGCGAAACTTCATGACGCAGACCGGGTGGCCGTGCTTTTTAATGATTATCGCTTGTTTTATATGCAGCCTTCAGATCTGGAAGGGGCGCGTCATTATTTGGCAGAACGTTTAGCAAAGGATGAATCCATCATTTTTATCGCCGTCGAAAATGACACCTGCCTCGGCTTCACACAGCTCTATCCTTCCTTCTCTTCTGTTTACCTTAAGCCCATCTGGAAGCTGAATGACTTGTATATCGCAGAGCATGCCAGAAATAAGGGCATTGGCCAAAAACTCCTGGAAGCTGCCAGGGAGCATGCCCTCCGGACTGAATCTAAGAATATCATTCTTGAAACCGATTGTGACAATTTACACGCCCAGCATTTATATGAGAAAAACGGATATGAACGCGAAAATAAAGTCTACCATTATACCCTGCCCCTTTGA
- a CDS encoding phospholipase produces the protein MREKNSPMFCIFPEYKWCGPGCSGPGKPINEVDAACMEHDLCYERYGPACHCDREFLSQLKPHANFNTKKGRDALIFYHYMKLQTGFKCGQERRGANRRSNRMRWI, from the coding sequence ATGCGAGAGAAGAATAGTCCTATGTTTTGTATTTTCCCGGAATACAAATGGTGCGGTCCCGGCTGCAGCGGACCGGGTAAACCAATCAATGAGGTGGACGCAGCGTGCATGGAGCATGATCTATGTTATGAAAGATATGGACCGGCTTGCCACTGTGATCGGGAATTTCTTTCACAACTAAAACCTCATGCGAACTTTAACACTAAAAAAGGAAGAGACGCACTGATCTTCTATCACTATATGAAATTGCAGACCGGTTTTAAATGTGGACAAGAACGGAGGGGGGCCAATAGGAGGTCAAACCGAATGAGGTGGATTTAA
- a CDS encoding DUF2269 family protein — translation MSLYGIIVLIHVVAAVAGLGASFAMPVVMKTPETAHQAKFSLDLSKKIENFAKIGSIVLLITGLVMGIMNPYLFKTGWYIASIAIYIGVQFIVAGIMPRKVKQMAEIIHAHNGEDVPASYGKINAELKPYNIIIHSAAIILIILMSIKPF, via the coding sequence ATGTCACTCTACGGTATCATCGTGTTAATTCACGTCGTGGCTGCAGTTGCCGGACTTGGCGCCAGCTTTGCAATGCCAGTCGTGATGAAGACGCCAGAAACAGCCCATCAGGCAAAATTCTCACTCGACCTCAGCAAAAAGATTGAAAACTTCGCTAAAATTGGCAGCATTGTTCTTCTGATTACAGGTCTTGTGATGGGAATCATGAACCCCTATCTCTTTAAGACAGGCTGGTACATCGCTTCAATCGCTATCTACATCGGTGTTCAATTCATTGTTGCCGGCATCATGCCGCGTAAAGTGAAACAAATGGCCGAGATCATCCATGCACACAACGGTGAAGACGTCCCTGCTTCCTATGGCAAAATCAATGCCGAGTTAAAACCTTATAACATCATTATACATAGTGCTGCTATCATTCTTATCATATTAATGTCCATTAAACCTTTTTAA
- a CDS encoding DUF3817 domain-containing protein — MLKTAIGRFRLSGFIEGASLLILLFIAMPLKYMAGFPEAVTVVGSLHGFFFVVYVLVIGYTTLKIRWHFKWVLSAIAVAFIPFGNLILDRYIKQSFPTQ, encoded by the coding sequence ATGCTTAAAACAGCGATAGGGCGTTTTCGATTGAGCGGATTTATTGAAGGCGCCTCTTTATTAATCCTATTATTTATTGCCATGCCCCTGAAGTACATGGCAGGTTTCCCGGAAGCCGTTACGGTCGTCGGCTCATTGCACGGTTTCTTTTTCGTTGTCTATGTGCTGGTCATCGGTTATACCACTTTAAAAATCAGATGGCACTTTAAATGGGTATTGAGTGCTATCGCAGTCGCGTTCATTCCCTTTGGCAACTTGATTCTCGATCGGTACATCAAGCAGTCTTTTCCGACTCAATAG